In Metopolophium dirhodum isolate CAU chromosome 9, ASM1992520v1, whole genome shotgun sequence, the genomic window TTACTCCATGCAAATTAGTGGGAAAAGATCAATCAGATCTATGGAACATTTCAGATgaaggtaatacaatttttggtCAAATTAATGATGGAGTTATAGAAAATCATATCATGGGaagtcaaattaatattaattcaataacttcaaataataatattttgattgggGAAATTGACAACTATGAATCCGGCAATGTATTTCAAAATGATATTCCTAATCAATGTTCTGAAGaatttcaacattttgaaaatcataataatgataacattattatattcaacaatGCAACAAATAATGATGGAGTAACTTCGATAACTAACATTGCTGATCAAACACCTGagtttactaatattattgaaaataatattctacatcATAATTCTAATTCTGatcaaattgaaaatgaagTTGTACttcttaaaagtaaaaaaaggaAAAGTTTTGGTTCACTAAAAGAAGCatcaaaaaaaaagagaaatatGGGCCAGTCGTATCAtacagctaataaaaaaaaattaataaatgctaAAGAAATACAATTAGCTTGTGGAAATATCTGTAGACTAAAATGCTCATTGTCTATAAGTGAAATAAGTAGACAACAACTATTCAATTCTTACTGGCAGTTAGGAAATGTAGATAGACAAAGAGATTTTTTATCTAAATGCATTGAACCTGGcaatgtacctaaatataggTATCCTCATACAGTAACTAGAgacttaaattattcatataacttttgtataaataatattaaacatagagtctgtaaattatttttcaaaaatacactTGCTATTAGTGATAGACCAATTCGAACAGTTATTTCAAGACTAAACAACTATGGATTTATTAAGGAAGATAAATGTGGAAAacataaaaaccataaaaaaactTGACTTTGCAATTAAACAAAGTGTTTAAGACCACATAAACTCTATACCTCGTATCGAAAGCCATTATTTAAGAGCACAAACAACTAGAGAGTATATTGAAGGTGGAAAATCTTTGGCTGACTTACATAGAGATTATTCATCTCTCAGGAAAGAAGAACAATATCCTCAAGAAAAAATAGCTAATTTAACCATGTACTCAAGAATTTTTAATACAGagtttaatatttctttttttgttcccaaaaaaaaaccaatgttCTCATTGTGAATCATACAAAAATGCGGATGACGTTGAAAAAGTACTTAAAGATGAAAATTATCAGCTACATTTGTcagaaaaaaatctaagtagaacagaaaaagaaaatgataaaCAGTTGGCTGGctttaaatgatataaatagaagtaacatattattagcaTTCTATGACCTTCAGGCTGTACTTCCAACCCCTAGAGGTGAagtatctttattttattataaatctaaattatcCACTTACAATTTTACTATATCTGATATTGCGAGAAAACAATCTTTTTGTTATGTTTGGAATGAAGGTGAAGCAAAAAAAGGAGTTAATGAAATTGGAACATCtataataaaattcttaaaatctgAATGTAACAATGGAAAAACTGAAGTAATTTTTTACTCGGATAACTGTGCTgggcaaaacaaaaataaatttataacatcatTATACTTGTACGCCACTACAAATATGgatattaatttgattactCACAAGTTTTTAGTAGTTGGACATACTCAAAATGAAGGAGACACAGCACATTCTGTCATAgagaaacaaattaaaaaatcctTAAAATCTGGGCCTATTTACTTGCCAACACAATATGTATCATTAATTCAAACTGCCAAAAAATCAGGAAACCCATTTAAGGTTAAAGAATTAGGGTATTctgatttttatgatataaaaaacattacagaatataataagaaaaatttttctataaattatgatgGAGAAAAAGTAATTTGGAATGATATCAAAGTGTTGAGAGTAGAAAAAGCACAAccaaatacaattgtatacaaaaCCAGTTATTCGGATacagaattcaaaaaaattaatttataccataGTGGAACTCGTGGCAGAAACCCATCACTTGCTAATTACACATTAAAACAAgcttatacacaaaaaaacaaaatttcagTCAATAAGAAACGGGATCTGATGTCACTGTGTGACGATAACTACATACCAAACATATaccatgatttttataatagctTACAGTCTTAactttatttcttaataatcattctttaaccagaaaattaaattgtcttattGCAAGTTGccttctttatattataataggtatgttattatttttatttgattctattatgagtttataaatgtttattttatttaatgatactgtttaaataaaacaatatgttaACTGTATTActgttgttaatttattttttaattacctaacaTAAATGCAtggttaagttttaaaaatggccttattgtaattaatataatttataattttaatttacatgttttttttttttttttttttttttattgagtaacccgcggcaacataggccattgggtgtggggagggtactgtaggttttatattgggtaggtttggtaggttttatattgggtaggttggtacacgtgtgtgttgtgtttggcagaatttctaatggggcacccgtaggtttctgccgtgccccggggtggggggatggcggcacttgttctccggacaccgtgacttgcccgaagaaaaatgccgcccagtggccgggagtcgaacccgcgactgccagcgccgcagtcgacgcgttagaccgctcggccacctcgtccccaaTTTACATGTTTATGTACTACTCAAAAGAGACatatatggaaaaaaatgattatttcagTCATAGTGACACaagtcaaaatgttttcaaacatttgttgataacatcaataataatacatccaaACTATCATCcactaagtattattaaaaacaatgttgttaacattattctataaaaacatcataaaaaactaatacaaatatGAATTGTTATGTCTTTTGTAAACCTTAAATAATTGATTACCAACGGTTGTGTTttttgagttgtgtcactattctttcAGCAGTGcgaaatgttctaatttcatttttcaatttgttgataatatatgaaacgaattctttgcttggaaagcaatgttttagaaaattcagaaaatgcagtttatatttaaatattataaataataatttctgatgcattgatgctgaagagtgagggggtggacaatcagccgaaccgaaatctaacatcttaaacacttaatataaacaatttttcacacacgcgtcatggtatgaaaataaaaaaaaaaatatttataattcatatttataccgattttctaccgaaaaaataaattactttaatctcaatattatttattagttaacgatatctttgctcagaatcgtttttcgtttgttcgttttgtattttaataatttatacgtggatatattattattactaataattatagtagttgtgtttgttttatttcattaatttatttagtactataccaataaattatatattaattaataatttttaaaacattgtgttcaaaaaaataaaaaaaaaatgtgattttaattagagtcttgtaatgtacctacctatatttaaaaaataaataaatataataataactgttgaacttttagggacataataggtaacacattcgtgtatatagtattacactatttatataggtatatttatatacctatacgagtatatgagtaggtatattattcataagtgcgcacacgtcaggataggcagttgaccattccgtgaatatacttttatgtgtacatggttatacatccctaatccctatgatatagaatatagatattaggtgaacaatagttACCtttaacttataacgttgtatttggaaaaaaaattaccagttattaattaaaattgtatcttatgactattatcagttataagtcataacatatatttctataaattaaaccaaaatatttaaagggactgggaaaacgacgacgacgtttatatctcgcgtattttatagatttctagtccggaactaaaatatgcgcctacaacacttggatagcacatttttcgtgacattaaatatttgttttaagtcttaaaagtaaatttaagccccaaaagaatataaaaacaaacttactttaattatcgactccttcggcggaatccgtgacgtgtgtgaactgcgacgcccatgaggaaacgctccagaatacagccagaacttagaatattatgatttatgaaaaataaaattatacgaaacgcagtaagttttttgctcatatcttctttgctcattgaaattttagaatttttaatcgactgtgtcttctgcaatgactttgagatttgccatagattaaataaataaatgatagatattatactaggtacgtcaatatgatgaatccacggatataatataatgcaactttttatatcaaagagttctatgTTAAGgtccaatttgttcattgaaatttgatatgacaataaaccaaaatagtttataattttgaattggaattataataatatgatataggtattatttaaattattattttcgtttatcaatttaattattgattaaggtggtgaatagatatcagaagcacaagaatatttttataagagcatattgtattttatgaattattaaataaaaatgtgattactggattttagagttaacataaagccataaacgtatacagtaaattcatcaaatactatataataccaactatatttttacaatggtgtgtgttttttttttttaacatttttaattattttttcttgtggtctgtgtaaacgataagtatttgtaataaagattcaattttcatatataatattatattatagacactcagtttgtaatcatatgtttatttttagtttaatttaattgtaggtatttagtaaataataataggtatacgaaattgtgtttacgaatagcaatttattgtttgtattaatacctacaccataataggaaactaaaattttgtaaatgatgtacaaatgtatttttggtgttttaaggctgctgatcaatttatgaaaatccttgaattaaattattaggattatttgatatgaataattattttattacatataggtttattacatattggtaagtcgatcagaaactatatttacactgaatgttaatagtaaaaagctattaaaaaatctattatttgtatttatttgttaataataattaagacttaaatattagcagtaatcttgttcctttcacaaaatgttttttaattatttttaatttaatttacatttatcccaaagtgatctctgaataatcattcaatgatgaatttaatagttacattctcgattacattaattggattataaattaaaataaactacagtttccagcttctactacaacattattttatattttattttatgtttttaattttttaaacgcagtctgcaccttgtgttagtgattttacacgtaatataataaaattgatactagtgatgagtaggtaagtaccttattgtttaatcaaattatttacacgattattaactaaaaaaatatctatgaagtataaatatccgcatttccattaactataaattcataattgtatgagctatacatgttacatatatttttcgaaaaaactatttaaaaaaacaagaataattcctatttgatgtcacacgggttgatctagcaactgactgctacgataactgtgcaattttttttaagcataatacgttttgaagacgttcagaaaagagtttgttttaagactgtctgtcttgataacaactaatttaatttagagtgtattgttatattatattataatgaaattaataattatagtaaaatatataattgcaagacatttaatacctatatctatagccatctagggtataaactacactaaaaaaggtgtaagtatactaataaaatatatgaggtgtataatgtatttatgtatataaaaatataaaatataaagattaataacattatattgttttaaatacttcgcgcaaacctaaggtgatacccggcgtatagtataacatgcaaaaaggtgcgtattaaacttggcgtggtgaaacgaagacggtctcgcgtattttatacattgcgctattgggattaaacttataaatgcttctacgtcacgtagttaacagattgtccgtggcaataaatatttaatttaagtctaaaaagtaaatgtaatatagtaggtaataatatgaaaacaaacttactcgtaaacatctagtcttccggtgaaacgtagctatagagtgccgccatcgccgaagaaacagctatcttcatccatctttatctaatcatctcactccgatgagctgaaacttgaaagtatcgaaatattttatgaaaataacctatcaaacgaaatttgtgagtttgtgttacaacttatccggtttaacgaactgtccgtttatatttgtggcctattatttttttgttcactgaaatcaaaatatacaatatattatatttataatacaatagtatttgctgaaattattagaattgttaaccgtcgccgacgaatttcgacaattgacgattgccatagatattataaaatatattgtttattatgataaatccatagaacttatatattatagaattatctagtactatcagtattatcagtacctatacggtatattgataaatcgtatgttcttttacagaaatctttgtcatctgcaatgcacttattctggttttctatttaaattatagttcgCAAGCCAAATTtgactatacaaactggtccagGCGCGGACTGGTTGGGATGCTGGGAtacagcatcccttgccctaaaatatatttgcctaatattatttattatatatttaaagactctagacACCCAATGAACAACAGATTGTTACCAACTTACGATtactagtaatctataatattgtacaactttgattgaaagttttttgtaacttggtacttatttacgtgtttaacgtatattcaatattttttcaaaacaaaataaaatatattaatattttataaataatctacatgtattaaattcgccccaacaatttatgttatttgccctttaaattgtgtactatcccgtgccctattttaccagtccgcgcctgaacgaaatagactgaaatagtgaaataatataaaattaaaaacaaaataaattaacttaacttacttcttaaaatgaaaacttaactcgttaatttcacgttaattaagaaagaaatgtagtaagttaacagttaagttaatgaaaagacaaaagtaactagttaagttaaaaagttataataaaattaactttttaactttactttaactttttaactcgctAATGTCCAGCCTTGGTACTGAGAGGTGTTTATGAtataaaccaaatttttttttagtgggaGGTTGGATAAATGTTTCAATCCCCCCACAAATATGACCAAATTACGCCACTGCAGCCACTATTtagtaaaagttaaaagtaaattatatacctttttaaaaacttggtgaattataatttataacacatctaattttatatttgttaagaACAACTTGAAACAAGTcttgaacaatttaataataaatgaaaaataattcaagagtaaaaataatttataatactaatggGCAATAAATGACCAAATTAATGAGGTGTGGGTCGAAGCTCCAACGGGTTACTTTTTAGAAAAACTTTTAATGGGGTGACCGGCCACCCAGATTTTGCCTAGTTGCGCCACTGGCACCAATATTTCACGTTTCTAGTTTtcaccaaaataatttttattttattaagggACGCCATACCCGCATGCGTAATCTCCGTCTTAAAACGTATTACAAAGCAAATAGTAGTAATAGTACAttctgaataattaatttaactctgttataacttatattcaatTGACTGGATTATAGGAGGCAAAGACTACAGCGGGGTCAGTCATGCCTGGAATATgtctgtttatatattataaacttatctAGTTAGAACAATGTCGTAGAGTATGGTTTGGTCCCCAAAAACTAAATGTGACATAACTCAAATTGAACGTGTTCAGCATccttttttgtaaaattaatggTTTACCGATCTATGGACATTAATCACGAACCCCATGATTATCA contains:
- the LOC132952880 gene encoding GATA zinc finger domain-containing protein 4-like encodes the protein MGDSSPKSYHTLTPCKLVGKDQSDLWNISDEGNTIFGQINDGVIENHIMGSQININSITSNNNILIGEIDNYESGNVFQNDIPNQCSEEFQHFENHNNDNIIIFNNATNNDGVTSITNIADQTPEFTNIIENNILHHNSNSDQIENEVVLLKSKKRKSFGSLKEASKKKRNMGQSYHTANKKKLINAKEIQLACGNICRLKCSLSISEISRQQLFNSYWQLGNVDRQRDFLSKCIEPGNVPKYRYPHTVTRDLNYSYNFCINNIKHRVCKLFFKNTLAISDRPIRTVISRLNNYGFIKEDKCGKHKNHKKT